The sequence CTCGCCGAGGCCTGGCTCACGGCCACCCGCACGCCGGGGGTGGTCGGCGGGCGGGACCCGAAGGACCGCGCGCTGTCCGCGCTGGGACCCGGACTCGACCGGTCCGCCGCGCCCGAGGTACGGCACCGGGTGCTGATCCTGCTGGCCGGCCTGCCGCAGGGCACCGCCCCGACCGCCGAGTCGGTGCTGGCCCGGCTGCGCTGGGAACGGCCGCTGCGCGGTCAGCAGGGAGAGGGCGGCGACGACGATCTGCGCTCCCGGCTGGCCCGCTGGACCCTCTCGGAGGCGGAACTGCTCGGCGTCACCGGGCGCGGGGCGCTGTCCGCGCACGGGCGGGCACTGCTCGGCGCCACCCCCGCGGCCGCGTCGGCGGCTTCGTCGGCATCGGCAGCCGACGCGGCGGGCTCCGGCTCCCCGAAGACCTCCGGTCCCGGTGACAAGCTCCCCGTCCACCACCGCCCGGCCGCGCACGCCGAGCCCCACTCCCCCGTGGAACGGGCCGTCGCCTCCGCCGCCGCTGCCCGTCTTCTCGCGCCCCTGCTGCCCGAACCGCTGGACCACGTGTTGTTGCAGGCCGACCTGACGGCGGTGGCCCCCGGCCCGCTGCGGCGTCCCCTCGCCGCCATGCTGGATGTCCTCGCGGACGTCGAGTCCAAGGGCGGCGCGACCGTCTACCGCTTCACCCCGGCCTCGGTCCGGCGCGCCCTGGACGCCGGCCGTACCGCCGCCGACCTGCACGCCTTCCTCACCGAGCACTCCCGTACGCCGGTCCCGCAGCCGCTGGCGTACCTGATCGACGACGTGGCCCGCAAGCACGGCCATCTGCGGGTGGGCGCGGCCTCGGCGTATGTGCGCTGCGACGACGACGCCCTGCTGAACGAGATCCTCGCCGACAAGCGGGCGGCCGCCCTGCGGCTGCGCCGCCTCGCCCCGACCGTGCTGGCCGCCCAGTCGGACCCGGGCTCGCTGCTGGAGGGCCTGCGCGCGATGGGCTACGCGCCCGCCGCCGAGTCGGCGGAAGGCGATGTGCTGATCACCCGCGCCGACGCCCGCCGCACCCCGCCGCGCACCGCGCCCGAGCCGGTGCCGGACGGGCCGCCGCCGCCCGATGCCACGCTCCTGTCGGCCGCGATCCGCGCGATCCGGGCGGGCGACCTGGCCGCCACCACCCCGCGCAAGACGGCCGGGGCGCCGCTGGCGGGCGGCGAGCTGCCGCGTACGTCCTCCGCCGAGACCCTGGCCACCATGCAGGCCGCCGTGCTGACCGGCGGCTCCCTGTGGATCGGCTACGTCAACGCCGAGGGCTCCGCCAGCCAGCGGGTCATCGCCCCGATCCGTGTCGAGGGCGGCTTCGTGACGGCGTACGACCACACGGCCGACGAGGTGCGGACGTATCCGCTGCACCGGATCACCGGAGTCGCGGAGCTGGCGGACGACTGAGGCGTGGGGCGGGCCCGGTCAGCAGTCCCTGACGGGAGCGTCCGCGGGCAGGCCGAAGTGCCTGCGGGCGTCGGCCTCCAGTTCGGTGGACGGCGCCCGGTCCGCGGGGCCGGGCTCCCCGAAGAGACTGAAGTGGTCCTCCACCCACTGCGCGTTCCCCGCGCCGTCCGGCGCCTCCTCCCGCGACACCACGCGATAGCCGTCGCGCGCGCCCGGGTCCCGCGCCAACCGCACCACCTGCGGGACCTCGTCGCCGGAGCACTCCACCAGAGCGCCCTTGCGCTCCCCGTACTCCCGGCACGAGGTGGTCACGCCCGCCCGGACGACACCGTCGTGCTCGTCGAGGTCACGTGCCTCGGCCCGGACATCGCCCCGCCTTCCTCCCCGGGGGGGGAGAGATCGCACCCGCGCCGCTCCCGCGGATCGAGACCCGTGACGGGGGCCCATGGTTGCGACGTCCCGCCGTGATCATCCGCCGGTAGGGCACACTGGAGATTTGGCCGTGCGGAAGGGAAGTGCGTAGGTGAACGGACCGCTGATCGTCCAGTCGGACAAGACCCTGCTCCTGGAGGTCGACCACGAGCGGGCCGACGACTGCCGTCGGGCCATCGCGCCCTTCGCCGAACTGGAGCGGGCTCCCGAGCACATCCACACCTACCGGGTCACCCCGCTGGGTCTGTGGAACGCGCGGGCGGCCGGGCACGACGCCGAGCAGGTCGTGGACGCGCTCGTGCAGTACAGCCGGTATCCGGTGCCGCACGCGCTCCTCGTGGACATCGCCGAGACGATGGACCGGTACGGCCGGCTCACCCTCAGCAAGCACCCCGCGCACGGACTGGTCCTGACCACCACCGACCGGCCGGTGCTGGAGGAGGTGCTGAAGTCCAAGCGGATCGCGCCGCTGGTCGGCGCACGTATCGATCCGGACAGCGTCGTCGTGCACCCCTCCGAGCGCGGGCAGATCAAGCAGGTGCTGCTGAAGCTGGGCTGGCCGGCCGAGGATCTCGCCGGGTACGTGGACGGCGAGGCGCACCCGATCGAGCTGCTGGAGGAAGGCTGGGCGCTCAGGCCGTACCAGAAGCAGGCCGTGGAGAACTTCTGGCACGGCGGCAGCGGTGTGGTCGTACTCCCCTGTGGTGCCGGAAAGACGCTGGTCGGCGCCGGGTCCATGGCGCAGGCGAAGTCC is a genomic window of Streptomyces griseochromogenes containing:
- a CDS encoding helicase-associated domain-containing protein, whose product is MSPEAHSAPRSLAESLRMRDDASLAALLRSRPDLITPVPTDLTQLATRAGTRASVLRALERLDAFALQTAEALAVAPDPASYSELLGLMAGDAGDETVAAALPRAVATLREQALVWGDDERLRLVRTARELLAPSPQHPSPTGLGPTVQEAGSGMSPGRFQEIVTAAGLGSTHDSVSAVAALTSLFTDRTKMTALLAEAPEASREVLSRLVWGPPYGQVTPDPAAHLRWLLDRGLLLPTGPGTVVLPREVALHLREGHAHRAPEPLPPAVEPAATHAPQVVDATAAGQAYTSLATVEELLKDWDEGGPAVLRAGGLSVRDLKRTAVALDVPEPVAAFWVELAYAAGLLASDGEADERYAATPAYDEWLERPPAERWARLAEAWLTATRTPGVVGGRDPKDRALSALGPGLDRSAAPEVRHRVLILLAGLPQGTAPTAESVLARLRWERPLRGQQGEGGDDDLRSRLARWTLSEAELLGVTGRGALSAHGRALLGATPAAASAASSASAADAAGSGSPKTSGPGDKLPVHHRPAAHAEPHSPVERAVASAAAARLLAPLLPEPLDHVLLQADLTAVAPGPLRRPLAAMLDVLADVESKGGATVYRFTPASVRRALDAGRTAADLHAFLTEHSRTPVPQPLAYLIDDVARKHGHLRVGAASAYVRCDDDALLNEILADKRAAALRLRRLAPTVLAAQSDPGSLLEGLRAMGYAPAAESAEGDVLITRADARRTPPRTAPEPVPDGPPPPDATLLSAAIRAIRAGDLAATTPRKTAGAPLAGGELPRTSSAETLATMQAAVLTGGSLWIGYVNAEGSASQRVIAPIRVEGGFVTAYDHTADEVRTYPLHRITGVAELADD